The Peptococcaceae bacterium genome has a segment encoding these proteins:
- the galE gene encoding UDP-glucose 4-epimerase GalE has protein sequence MKPVLVTGGAGYIGSHTVAELIKAGVPVAVLDNLSTGHREAVASRHFYEGDIADLELVRFIIETHEIGSVIHFAAKSLVSESYAQPELYFRENTAQSFAFLEEAVKAGVKQVVLSSTAAVYGIPEAVPISEGSPLEPINPYGASKRMIEEYLQWMGRAHGIGWIALRYFNAAGAALDGQLGEDHRPEMHLVPLMLQTALGLRQRLYVYGTDYDTPDGTCIRDYIHVLDLAKAHILALGALENGLPGRALNVGTGRGFSVMEIIQKAEALIGDKLPVEYVERRAGDPHSLVADNSAMKSVFGWEPEHSDLDTILSSALRWHSAHPYGYGEQGPGRKRH, from the coding sequence ATGAAGCCGGTTTTGGTGACAGGCGGCGCGGGCTATATCGGCAGTCACACGGTTGCCGAGCTAATTAAGGCAGGAGTGCCGGTGGCGGTTCTGGATAACCTGTCCACCGGCCACCGGGAGGCTGTCGCCAGCCGGCATTTTTACGAGGGGGATATAGCTGACCTTGAGCTGGTGAGGTTTATTATCGAAACCCATGAGATTGGTTCGGTGATCCATTTTGCCGCCAAGAGTCTGGTCAGCGAATCCTATGCCCAACCGGAACTGTATTTTCGTGAAAATACGGCCCAGTCCTTTGCGTTCCTGGAAGAAGCCGTGAAGGCCGGCGTAAAGCAGGTGGTCCTTTCGTCCACCGCTGCTGTATATGGGATTCCTGAGGCCGTCCCGATCAGCGAGGGGTCCCCGCTTGAGCCGATTAACCCCTATGGCGCTTCCAAGCGCATGATTGAAGAATACCTGCAGTGGATGGGCAGGGCGCATGGGATCGGCTGGATAGCCCTGCGCTATTTTAATGCCGCGGGAGCGGCGCTGGACGGTCAGCTTGGCGAAGACCACCGGCCGGAGATGCACCTCGTTCCCCTGATGCTGCAAACAGCCCTGGGGCTGCGGCAGAGGCTTTATGTATACGGCACGGACTATGATACACCTGACGGCACCTGCATTCGCGATTATATCCATGTGCTGGACCTGGCCAAAGCTCATATTCTTGCTCTCGGCGCCCTGGAGAATGGACTGCCAGGCAGGGCTTTGAATGTTGGCACGGGCCGAGGGTTTTCGGTGATGGAGATTATTCAAAAAGCAGAGGCTCTCATTGGGGATAAGCTCCCTGTTGAATATGTAGAACGCCGGGCAGGAGACCCGCATAGCCTGGTGGCCGACAACTCCGCCATGAAGAGCGTTTTTGGTTGGGAGCCAGAACACAGCGATCTGGACACGATATTATCAAGCGCCCTGCGCTGGCACAGCGCCCATCCCTATGGCTACGGAGAACAGGGGCCTGGCCGGAAACGCCATTGA
- the galU gene encoding UTP--glucose-1-phosphate uridylyltransferase GalU, translating into MKIRKAVIPAAGLGIRFLPATKAQPKEMLPIVDKPAIQYIVEEIVQSGIESIVIITGRNKRAIEDHFDRSVELERTLAASGDTDTLNTIRGIAQMAHIHYVRQQEPLGLGHAVLCAREFVGDEPFAVLLGDDIVVSEKPALRQLMEVYEKHDTEVVGVQRVDPRDVKRYGIVCPQYGNLQDPGEAFWINDLVEKPAVEEAPSNLAVIGRYILKPSIFPVLEQLKPGRGGEFQLTDALKEVCRERPLLALPLAGRRFDVGDKLGYLQAGIKLALARPELYSDLLAYMEEVLFEEKRICRKREVIYEAGFGDRRRGLYRQSHGCRAN; encoded by the coding sequence GTGAAAATTAGGAAAGCCGTAATTCCCGCAGCAGGACTGGGCATCAGGTTTCTTCCCGCTACAAAGGCCCAACCGAAAGAAATGCTGCCTATAGTCGATAAACCGGCCATTCAATATATTGTTGAAGAGATTGTGCAGTCCGGAATCGAAAGCATCGTTATCATAACGGGAAGAAATAAGCGAGCCATCGAGGACCACTTCGACAGGTCCGTTGAATTGGAGAGGACGCTGGCCGCCAGCGGCGATACGGACACCCTCAATACAATTCGCGGGATTGCTCAAATGGCGCATATCCACTACGTTCGCCAGCAGGAACCCTTGGGCTTAGGGCATGCAGTGTTGTGCGCCCGGGAATTTGTCGGAGATGAACCATTTGCCGTGCTCCTGGGCGACGATATCGTGGTATCCGAAAAGCCGGCTTTGCGGCAGTTGATGGAGGTTTACGAAAAGCATGATACGGAAGTGGTCGGGGTCCAACGGGTAGACCCCCGGGACGTTAAGAGGTACGGCATTGTTTGTCCCCAATATGGCAATCTGCAGGACCCGGGAGAAGCGTTTTGGATTAACGATTTGGTGGAAAAACCGGCCGTGGAGGAGGCTCCGTCTAATCTTGCGGTTATTGGGCGCTATATCTTAAAGCCATCCATCTTTCCGGTCCTCGAACAGTTAAAACCGGGCCGCGGCGGAGAGTTCCAGTTGACAGACGCGCTTAAGGAAGTGTGCCGGGAGCGCCCGCTGCTGGCGCTGCCCTTGGCAGGCAGGCGTTTCGATGTGGGGGATAAGCTGGGCTATCTGCAGGCCGGAATCAAACTGGCCTTGGCCCGCCCGGAATTGTACTCTGATTTGCTGGCCTATATGGAAGAAGTATTGTTTGAAGAAAAACGGATCTGCAGGAAGCGGGAGGTTATATATGAAGCCGGTTTTGGTGACAGGCGGCGCGGGCTATATCGGCAGTCACACGGTTGCCGAGCTAATTAA
- a CDS encoding GtrA family protein — MPINKQNFFEFLRFCTVGAGNTAVDFIVFFILTHAGLPHLLAQGVAYSAGVVNSFYFNRQWTFRAAGNTVFWEAVKFGTVNGLALLVSAALLFICRDSLRLALWSSKLAATGAGMAINYIGSRCWVFKEKQVRGDLCEN; from the coding sequence GTGCCCATCAACAAACAGAATTTTTTCGAGTTCCTGCGTTTTTGTACCGTAGGGGCAGGCAATACGGCAGTTGATTTTATCGTCTTTTTTATCCTGACTCATGCCGGACTGCCGCACCTCCTGGCGCAAGGGGTCGCTTATTCCGCAGGGGTAGTAAACAGCTTTTATTTTAATCGCCAGTGGACCTTCAGGGCCGCCGGCAATACTGTCTTTTGGGAGGCGGTCAAGTTTGGCACGGTAAACGGGCTTGCCCTGCTGGTATCGGCAGCGCTGTTGTTCATCTGCCGGGATTCCCTGCGGCTGGCTCTTTGGTCCAGCAAGCTCGCAGCCACCGGGGCAGGCATGGCGATAAACTATATTGGCAGCCGTTGCTGGGTTTTTAAAGAAAAACAGGTGAGAGGTGATCTCTGTGAAAATTAG
- a CDS encoding glycosyltransferase family 2 protein, giving the protein MEGTVRYTVIVPVYNEEAVVNETYRRLTLVMESIGDTYELLFVNDGSSDQTASLIREFAQQDDRVRLLDFSRNFGHQMAITAGMDYARGDAVVIIDADLQDPPEVIPRMIEKWQAGYDVVYARRVKRNGETLFKKWTAAVFYRTLRALAEVDIPLDTGDFRLIDRKVCEAMKSIREKNRFVRGLVSWVGFSQTAVEYVREERFAGETKYPLKKMLRFAADGIASFSHKPLKLAMHLGLAISFAGFVCLVASVALALFKGDPAAGWAVLFAGLFLLDGVILIALGIMGEYVGRIYDEVKNRPLYLLRNEDEVGNRR; this is encoded by the coding sequence ATGGAAGGCACCGTTCGTTATACCGTCATCGTTCCTGTTTACAACGAAGAAGCCGTGGTAAACGAAACTTACCGCCGGCTGACACTGGTGATGGAATCGATAGGGGACACTTATGAACTGCTTTTCGTCAACGACGGAAGCAGTGATCAGACGGCAAGCCTGATCAGGGAGTTCGCCCAACAGGATGACAGGGTAAGGCTGCTGGATTTCTCGCGCAATTTCGGACATCAGATGGCGATAACGGCGGGCATGGATTATGCCCGCGGGGATGCCGTGGTGATCATTGATGCCGATTTGCAGGACCCCCCTGAGGTGATTCCCCGGATGATTGAGAAATGGCAGGCAGGTTATGATGTGGTCTATGCCAGGCGGGTAAAACGGAATGGGGAGACCCTGTTCAAAAAATGGACCGCAGCAGTTTTCTATCGGACACTCCGCGCCCTGGCGGAAGTGGATATTCCTCTTGATACCGGTGACTTCCGGCTGATAGACCGTAAGGTATGCGAGGCCATGAAAAGCATCCGGGAGAAAAACCGTTTTGTCCGCGGCCTGGTCAGCTGGGTGGGGTTTTCCCAGACTGCCGTGGAGTACGTCCGGGAGGAGCGTTTCGCCGGGGAGACAAAATACCCGCTGAAAAAAATGCTTCGCTTCGCCGCAGACGGAATCGCTTCCTTTTCTCATAAGCCGTTGAAGCTGGCGATGCATCTGGGGTTGGCGATCTCTTTTGCCGGTTTCGTCTGCCTGGTTGCGTCTGTAGCCCTGGCGCTTTTCAAAGGCGATCCGGCCGCGGGATGGGCGGTTCTTTTTGCCGGCCTTTTCCTGCTGGACGGCGTGATCCTGATTGCCCTTGGGATAATGGGAGAGTATGTCGGCAGGATTTATGACGAAGTGAAAAACAGGCCGCTCTACCTTCTCCGGAACGAAGATGAAGTTGGAAACCGGAGATAA
- a CDS encoding glycosyltransferase family 39 protein has protein sequence MRPKNGFRFDIILAPIVLLSAFLNIFNIWKEQYSNAYYTAAVTSMLQSFHNFFFASFDPAGFVTVDKPPVAFWVQTVFAYVFGVHGWSVILPQALAGIGSVLMVYILVKPTFGKTAARIASLVMACSPIAVAVSRTNNIDSLLVFALLLASWLLFKGIKRGKISLVLAAFAMIGVGFNIKMLQAYLVVPAFYLLYLLAFKGPWKKKLAGLIAATVIMTGISLSWGVVVDLIPPENRPYIGSSQTNSVLELAFGYNGLSRLTGMNRGGGPGGAAPNRQPINQDGPNVSGQQPTRPGVNTVLTPAQGTDNGTAVPNPQQMQPNGSNMPPGALRPDGSGRQGQMGGFAGGGPQGRGGAFGTGQPGPLRLFQRELSGQISWLLPFVALAGAGLLSGLRRKEPLSDKQLESLFWLGWLVPGMVFFSAARFFHHYYLIMLAPPIAALAGAGWVELWNLYREKEGWKTWLLPSGLLITTLFELYILRPYQQQIGAGWTIGIGSAGIGLALVLFVGAKKERLTALAATAGMLVLLIAPLYWSATPLLYGDNGMLPQAGPGQTGFGPRQGVGGRNMDSGINTRLLDYVTKNNTGEKYLFAVPNASSAQNYIIQTGKAVMAMGGFSGSDPILTVEKLEKMVANKEIKYFLISSGSGFGGGGSSVLAWIRAHGTEVPREEWQGNGFFDGPRGMGDANTLYRVDP, from the coding sequence ATGAGGCCCAAGAATGGTTTTCGTTTCGATATAATTCTGGCCCCCATCGTTTTGCTCTCCGCTTTTTTAAATATTTTTAATATCTGGAAGGAGCAATACTCCAACGCGTATTACACGGCAGCCGTAACCAGCATGCTGCAGAGTTTTCATAACTTTTTCTTCGCTTCCTTTGACCCAGCCGGGTTTGTTACGGTGGATAAACCGCCGGTGGCTTTCTGGGTCCAGACCGTTTTTGCTTATGTCTTCGGAGTTCACGGTTGGAGCGTAATTCTTCCTCAGGCCCTGGCGGGGATCGGTTCGGTCCTGATGGTGTATATTCTGGTCAAGCCGACCTTCGGGAAAACGGCGGCCAGGATTGCCTCGCTGGTAATGGCCTGTTCACCCATCGCCGTTGCCGTTAGCCGAACCAACAATATTGACAGCCTCCTGGTCTTTGCCCTCCTGTTGGCTTCCTGGTTGTTGTTCAAGGGCATTAAGCGCGGCAAGATTTCTTTGGTTTTGGCGGCCTTCGCCATGATCGGGGTGGGCTTTAATATTAAGATGCTCCAGGCCTACCTGGTGGTGCCGGCATTTTACCTCTTATACCTGCTGGCCTTCAAAGGCCCGTGGAAAAAGAAACTGGCCGGTTTGATAGCGGCAACGGTAATTATGACCGGCATATCCCTGTCTTGGGGCGTGGTTGTCGACTTGATCCCGCCGGAAAACCGGCCTTACATCGGTAGCAGCCAGACTAATTCCGTCCTGGAACTGGCTTTCGGCTACAACGGGCTGTCCCGCCTTACGGGCATGAACAGGGGCGGTGGGCCGGGAGGCGCCGCTCCCAACCGCCAGCCAATAAACCAGGACGGCCCAAACGTGTCAGGCCAGCAGCCAACACGACCGGGAGTGAACACAGTCCTCACCCCGGCTCAAGGAACGGATAATGGAACTGCTGTGCCTAACCCGCAGCAGATGCAGCCAAACGGCAGCAACATGCCTCCCGGAGCCTTACGCCCTGACGGCAGTGGCAGGCAAGGACAAATGGGCGGCTTCGCAGGGGGTGGACCACAAGGCCGGGGCGGCGCCTTCGGCACAGGTCAACCAGGTCCCCTGCGCCTTTTCCAGAGAGAGTTGTCCGGTCAAATCAGCTGGCTCTTGCCGTTTGTGGCCCTGGCAGGCGCAGGTTTGCTGTCCGGTTTGCGCCGGAAAGAGCCGCTTTCGGATAAACAATTGGAATCTCTTTTCTGGCTGGGCTGGCTTGTGCCAGGGATGGTCTTTTTCAGTGCGGCGCGGTTTTTCCATCACTACTACCTGATTATGCTGGCGCCGCCCATCGCCGCCCTGGCCGGGGCAGGCTGGGTCGAGCTCTGGAACTTGTATCGCGAAAAAGAGGGCTGGAAGACTTGGCTGCTACCCTCAGGCCTGCTGATCACCACTCTTTTTGAGTTATATATCCTGCGGCCTTACCAGCAGCAAATTGGCGCGGGCTGGACGATTGGCATCGGAAGCGCTGGCATAGGCTTAGCCCTGGTATTGTTCGTCGGCGCTAAAAAAGAGAGGCTGACTGCCCTGGCCGCAACGGCCGGAATGCTTGTATTGCTGATAGCGCCCCTGTACTGGTCAGCCACGCCCCTTCTTTACGGCGACAACGGCATGTTGCCCCAAGCCGGTCCGGGGCAAACGGGTTTTGGCCCCCGACAGGGCGTGGGGGGAAGAAACATGGATTCCGGAATCAATACCAGGCTGCTTGATTATGTAACCAAAAACAACACCGGGGAAAAATACCTCTTTGCCGTTCCCAACGCAAGCTCGGCGCAAAACTATATCATTCAAACAGGCAAGGCAGTCATGGCTATGGGAGGTTTCAGCGGTTCGGATCCCATTCTTACGGTGGAGAAACTGGAAAAAATGGTGGCAAATAAAGAAATCAAGTACTTCCTCATTTCATCCGGCTCCGGCTTCGGAGGCGGCGGAAGCTCTGTGCTGGCATGGATCCGCGCTCACGGCACCGAGGTTCCCAGGGAAGAGTGGCAGGGGAATGGTTTTTTCGATGGCCCCAGGGGTATGGGAGATGCCAATACGTTGTATAGAGTCGATCCATAA
- a CDS encoding HAMP domain-containing histidine kinase: MNKKVVVRLKSLLSPNSLKNQLLYRSLLILAVLLVLIGLLQYVFMRDVVYRNRAATIQTQIMSVPANAWLQLGLGVGSAPPRQPFFFIPGANLALIDADGSFTILMNGPDGVNPPQLEAREYLDVILNKKPSRRGEPNYRVVNDGGIQQLVVLEPIAAGPGRVLGLIQVSTPTGPLRELLAGQLLQFLLLSLLAMVGGLFVFLPVLRKTLVPLSNMVKTAEQIDAGNLDRRFPIRQGQTEIDRLAESFNGMLERLETSFAAERETKEQMRRFIADASHELRTPLTSIRGFLDVLFRGAAQQPEQLFKALKSMRSESERLNKLVHDLLLLAKLEREPCLELAEGSLDAVIREMEPQFTILAGLRRLSLEIEPDMKCKYDVDKIKQVILNLFQNAVQHTDPEKGEIRISLAAANNGVLFTVQDNGPGIAAEHLPHIFDRFYRSDTSRTRKHGGSGLGLAITKHIVDAHGGTISVVSREGEGSTFQVWLPV, encoded by the coding sequence ATGAACAAAAAAGTTGTTGTTCGCCTTAAGTCCCTGTTATCTCCCAACTCGCTGAAGAATCAGCTGTTATACCGGTCGCTGCTGATCCTGGCTGTTTTGCTGGTGCTGATCGGTTTGTTGCAATATGTTTTCATGCGGGATGTGGTCTATAGAAACAGGGCTGCCACCATTCAGACCCAGATCATGTCCGTTCCCGCCAATGCCTGGCTGCAGTTGGGTCTGGGCGTCGGAAGCGCCCCCCCCCGCCAGCCCTTTTTTTTCATCCCCGGCGCAAACCTGGCCCTGATTGATGCCGACGGCAGTTTTACCATCCTGATGAACGGCCCGGACGGCGTAAACCCGCCCCAACTGGAGGCTAGGGAGTATTTAGACGTAATATTGAACAAGAAACCGTCCAGAAGGGGGGAGCCTAATTACCGGGTGGTCAACGACGGAGGAATCCAGCAATTAGTGGTGCTGGAGCCGATTGCCGCAGGGCCGGGCCGCGTGCTGGGCCTCATCCAGGTAAGCACTCCCACAGGGCCGCTGAGAGAATTGCTGGCTGGGCAGTTGCTTCAATTCTTGCTCCTGTCCCTCTTGGCCATGGTGGGGGGGCTGTTTGTGTTTTTGCCGGTGCTGCGGAAAACCCTGGTGCCGTTGTCCAACATGGTGAAGACAGCTGAACAAATTGATGCCGGCAATTTGGACCGGCGCTTTCCGATCCGGCAGGGGCAAACGGAAATTGACCGCCTGGCGGAATCCTTTAACGGCATGCTGGAGCGGCTGGAGACCTCCTTTGCGGCTGAAAGGGAAACCAAGGAACAGATGCGGCGGTTCATCGCCGATGCCTCTCATGAGCTGCGCACCCCGTTGACCTCCATCCGGGGATTCCTGGATGTGCTGTTTAGGGGCGCGGCGCAGCAGCCGGAGCAGCTTTTTAAAGCGTTGAAAAGCATGCGCAGTGAGTCGGAACGGCTCAATAAACTGGTCCATGACCTCCTGCTGCTGGCGAAGCTGGAACGGGAACCCTGTTTGGAACTGGCCGAAGGCTCACTCGATGCTGTTATCCGGGAAATGGAGCCGCAGTTTACCATATTGGCCGGTTTAAGAAGGCTTAGCCTAGAGATTGAGCCGGATATGAAATGCAAATATGATGTCGATAAAATCAAACAGGTGATCTTAAACCTGTTTCAAAACGCAGTGCAGCACACTGATCCTGAAAAAGGGGAGATCCGGATTTCTTTGGCCGCAGCAAACAACGGAGTCCTATTCACCGTTCAGGATAACGGCCCAGGGATCGCTGCAGAACATTTGCCCCATATTTTTGACCGCTTTTATCGCAGCGATACTTCCAGGACTCGCAAGCACGGAGGTTCCGGTTTGGGGTTGGCGATTACCAAACACATCGTGGACGCCCACGGGGGAACAATCAGTGTTGTAAGCCGGGAGGGGGAGGGAAGCACTTTTCAGGTCTGGCTTCCCGTTTGA
- a CDS encoding response regulator transcription factor: MEQLKGIKVLLVDDEPNILQFLELGLQNEGFEVKTAQDGVTAITLVKEFKPHVAVLDVMMPGMDGFEVCKMLKKIENVSVIMLTARDEVDDRVKGLMLGADDYVVKPFSFEELLARIYARVRNQFPNLFGEVVIGPFQLDDRRKEIKLENRVLELSPTEYELLKYLLLNHGLVLSKTMILDRVWGINFVGDENIVEVYIRLLREKLNDKDHRIIRTVRGSGYRVDLP; the protein is encoded by the coding sequence ATGGAACAGCTCAAGGGAATTAAAGTATTATTGGTGGATGATGAACCGAATATCTTGCAGTTTCTAGAGCTGGGCCTGCAGAACGAGGGATTTGAAGTTAAAACGGCCCAGGATGGCGTGACGGCCATAACGCTGGTTAAAGAGTTCAAACCCCATGTAGCGGTCCTTGATGTCATGATGCCCGGAATGGACGGGTTCGAGGTATGTAAGATGCTTAAGAAAATAGAAAATGTATCAGTGATTATGCTGACGGCCAGGGATGAGGTTGATGACCGGGTTAAGGGCCTCATGTTGGGGGCAGATGATTATGTAGTAAAACCTTTTAGCTTCGAAGAACTGTTGGCCAGAATCTATGCCCGGGTCCGCAACCAGTTTCCCAATTTGTTTGGGGAAGTGGTGATCGGGCCTTTTCAGTTGGATGACCGCCGCAAGGAAATCAAACTTGAAAACAGGGTTTTGGAATTGTCCCCCACGGAGTATGAACTTCTAAAATACCTGCTGCTTAATCACGGGCTGGTATTAAGTAAAACAATGATACTTGATCGGGTTTGGGGGATTAATTTTGTCGGGGACGAGAACATAGTCGAAGTCTATATTAGGTTGCTGCGGGAGAAGTTAAACGATAAAGACCATCGTATTATCAGGACTGTCCGCGGGTCGGGATACCGGGTTGATCTGCCATGA
- a CDS encoding PqqD family protein, whose translation MKNTISCESFPLKKPDAAYRTILSELILLNLDNGFYYSANEVGSRLWELCDGKRPVKDLIAIISEEYEVAEEEAAGDVLEFIGDLYREGLITLQDEPEN comes from the coding sequence TTGAAGAATACCATAAGTTGTGAAAGCTTCCCCTTAAAAAAACCAGACGCGGCTTACCGGACAATCCTTTCTGAATTAATCCTCTTAAACCTGGACAACGGCTTTTACTACAGTGCCAACGAAGTTGGCTCAAGACTGTGGGAGCTTTGTGACGGCAAAAGACCCGTAAAGGACCTCATCGCCATAATCAGCGAGGAATACGAGGTTGCTGAAGAAGAGGCGGCAGGCGACGTGCTTGAATTCATAGGTGATTTGTACCGTGAAGGACTTATCACGCTCCAAGATGAACCGGAAAATTAA
- a CDS encoding lasso peptide biosynthesis B2 protein: MKDLSRSKMNRKIKDAPRIIWFCLRVFMAALLLSALLPAIKFPRLLKIIHYRQTAAPEKRIDSQDIIRIVNFVARLKYFVIRNNCLKKSLLLYYFLGKTGLKNLELVIGVKKNTGRLSGHSWLALDSRPFLEDWDSIKEFQIIYSSGARK; this comes from the coding sequence GTGAAGGACTTATCACGCTCCAAGATGAACCGGAAAATTAAAGATGCGCCCCGCATAATTTGGTTTTGCCTGCGCGTATTCATGGCAGCTCTCCTGCTTTCTGCTCTTCTTCCGGCAATCAAGTTCCCGCGCCTGCTGAAAATCATTCACTACAGGCAAACGGCCGCGCCTGAAAAAAGAATTGATTCCCAAGACATTATCCGGATAGTCAATTTCGTTGCCCGGTTAAAATATTTTGTTATCAGGAACAATTGCCTGAAAAAATCTCTTCTTCTATACTATTTCCTGGGAAAAACCGGCTTAAAAAACCTCGAACTCGTAATCGGCGTGAAAAAAAACACCGGCCGGCTGTCGGGCCACAGCTGGCTTGCCCTGGACAGCCGTCCATTTCTCGAGGACTGGGATTCCATAAAGGAGTTCCAAATTATTTATTCGTCAGGAGCCAGAAAGTGA
- a CDS encoding nucleotidyltransferase family protein, whose product MLFDPTAKSEAGWYAPMFLYSLHPAAFPLEKDGEEIRNTMRQIGLRNLSLEKELAGILKALETVHVPVILLKGCHLVQAIYPWDVRPVGDMDLLIKREDFPRAHKVIRDLGYQPWMENFPLWIHCHFSGKLTYTRSREKEPFIPLDLHFSLGPYPYLARIEPPVLWNKAREIQINGHKAYTLCPEHLLIHLSLHLLQHTPDHWPVCGCDIAALIHHEGSRFPWEGFLVETKKAGVNRPVRFALEKVGEMFGELVPEEILNRLAKLPPGKPGWNLNLHFACQKSEVKKYLLQFLSTPGWRAKLGCFPYILPFFLRRLKNR is encoded by the coding sequence ATGTTGTTTGACCCAACAGCAAAAAGCGAAGCGGGCTGGTACGCCCCCATGTTTTTATACAGCCTGCATCCCGCCGCATTCCCCCTGGAAAAAGACGGTGAGGAAATAAGGAACACCATGCGGCAGATCGGGCTTCGAAACCTGAGCCTGGAAAAAGAACTCGCCGGCATCTTAAAAGCGCTGGAAACCGTCCATGTTCCCGTCATTCTCCTCAAGGGATGCCACCTCGTCCAGGCAATATACCCATGGGACGTCAGACCCGTAGGGGATATGGACCTGCTTATCAAGCGGGAGGATTTTCCCAGGGCGCACAAGGTCATCAGGGATTTGGGCTACCAACCCTGGATGGAAAATTTTCCCCTGTGGATTCACTGCCACTTCTCAGGCAAGCTCACCTATACGCGCTCGCGGGAAAAAGAACCTTTCATTCCCCTGGACCTTCACTTTTCCTTGGGCCCCTACCCTTATCTCGCCCGTATAGAGCCACCTGTCCTGTGGAACAAAGCCCGCGAAATACAGATTAACGGCCATAAGGCCTACACCCTTTGCCCCGAACACCTTCTCATCCATCTTAGCCTTCATCTCCTGCAGCACACTCCCGACCACTGGCCGGTATGCGGCTGCGACATCGCCGCCTTAATCCATCATGAAGGAAGCCGGTTTCCCTGGGAAGGTTTCCTGGTGGAAACAAAAAAAGCGGGTGTTAACCGGCCGGTACGTTTTGCTCTGGAAAAAGTCGGCGAAATGTTCGGCGAGCTTGTTCCCGAAGAGATTCTTAACCGCCTGGCCAAACTCCCGCCCGGCAAGCCGGGCTGGAACCTGAACCTGCACTTCGCCTGCCAGAAAAGCGAAGTCAAAAAATACTTGCTCCAGTTTTTAAGCACCCCCGGCTGGCGGGCAAAACTGGGCTGCTTCCCTTACATCCTGCCATTTTTCCTGCGGAGGTTAAAAAACCGTTGA
- a CDS encoding ABC transporter ATP-binding protein — MNYALSLSNVSKTYQVSRLPFGRKTVYTALSGISLNIMRGEVFALLGPNGAGKTTLIKIICGLIRPTEGSVKINGHDALRDEVEAKKSIGCCLESERSFYYRISGRQNLAFFASLDNLKRKEAAEKAGALLKVLDLDSVADTPFMHYSSGQRQRLNLARALLKDPSIIILDEPTKSLDPGAAENFWKVLKEWVANEPERTVLFSTHSLEEAERFGTSLAFLDEGKVKAHGSLQEIRRRFKQESLRAVYRQVIDKGGLD; from the coding sequence TTGAATTATGCCCTCTCACTCAGTAATGTGTCCAAAACATACCAGGTTTCGCGGCTGCCTTTTGGCCGGAAAACCGTTTATACGGCCCTTTCCGGCATTTCGCTCAATATTATGCGGGGAGAGGTTTTCGCCCTGCTGGGGCCTAATGGAGCCGGCAAAACCACCCTGATCAAGATCATCTGCGGCCTGATCCGGCCAACTGAAGGAAGTGTTAAGATCAACGGGCACGATGCCCTCAGGGATGAGGTTGAGGCCAAAAAAAGCATCGGCTGCTGCCTGGAAAGCGAGCGAAGTTTTTATTACCGGATTTCCGGCAGGCAAAACCTCGCTTTTTTTGCCTCCCTGGACAACCTGAAAAGAAAAGAGGCCGCCGAAAAGGCGGGCGCTTTATTAAAGGTCCTGGACCTGGACAGTGTCGCCGACACGCCGTTTATGCACTATTCCTCCGGGCAAAGGCAGCGTCTTAACTTGGCCCGCGCCCTCCTGAAGGACCCGTCTATAATCATCCTTGATGAACCCACAAAAAGCCTGGACCCCGGAGCTGCCGAAAACTTCTGGAAGGTCTTGAAAGAATGGGTGGCAAACGAACCTGAAAGAACGGTCCTTTTCTCAACCCACAGCCTGGAAGAAGCGGAAAGATTCGGCACCAGCCTGGCTTTCCTCGACGAAGGCAAAGTCAAGGCTCACGGAAGCCTTCAAGAAATTAGGCGGCGGTTCAAACAGGAAAGCCTGCGGGCCGTATACCGGCAGGTAATTGATAAAGGAGGGCTGGATTGA